The segment AGCCTCATCTAATAACTTAGCTGCCTTCTCTAAATTAAATTCATATTTCGTATTAGGAGAGTTATATTCAGGAGGAGAAACTAAGACATTAGGCGTTGCTTTTCCCGTAATTCCATACAATTGTTGAGCCACAGTATCTCGATCAACCGCTAAAGTAAAAGCTTCTCTGACTTTGGGATCTTTAAACAAGGGATGGGGGAATTGTAGACTAGATCTTTCTCCCTCGGTTGTTGCTTTATTAGGATCACTTAAATTGATTAAAATTCTTTCACTATTGCCTCCAAAAACTGAGTTTAATTTGCCCTTTCCTGCTGCTTCTAATTGCTTTAATACAGGGACTTCTACCTGCAAATTATAAGCATAGTCTGCATCCCCCGTTTCTAACACTGCTCTCGCAGCAGAGGTAGCATCTCCTCCCCCTTTCAATTCAATGCGTTTAAACCCTAATTTATCCGCTTCTCGGAAATAGGAATTAGCCTCAAAAACCACCACATCTCCTGGTTTAAAGTCCACAACTTTATAAGGTCCTGTTCCCACAGCGATTAAATTATTAGGAGCTTGTCGTGCATTTTCTCCGTTATACTTTTCATAGAGATGACGGGGTAAAATCATCCCTGCACCCCCGACAAAAGGGATATCCCAAGACGGAGTCGGTTGTTTAAAAATCACTTTTACAGTATAATCATCTAAAGCTTCTACTTTTTCGACATTCAAATAACTATTCCCACTGGTAGCTCCAACTTTAGGATTAGCAATAAACTGATGGGTAAACACAACATCGGCTGCTGTAAATGGTGTTCCATCTGACCATTTTATCCCCTGTTTTAACTTCCAAATAACTGATTTACCATCCTTGGCTATTCCTCCATTCTCTACTGAGGGAATTTCCGCCGCTAAAAACAGAATTAACTGGCCTTTGTTATCATAACTGGCTAAGGGTTCTAAGGTAATTCGACTTGCCTCACTATCTTTAAACCCAGTGGAAAGATGAGGATTCAAAATGGTGGGAGCTTGCCAATATAATAATTTTAAAGTTTCATTTTCGCTTTGGGAAGTTGTCTGAGAGGTTGGGGTTTCTGGTTGAGGGTTACAAGCACAGAGTAGAAAAGATGACCCGACAGACAGTAAAACAGGTAGAATACAAGAGCGAATGTTGACTGACTTCCCCATCACTTTAGATTATGACTCCTCAAATGAATTTAGTTTGAGTCATATTGTAAAGCAATGGCATCAATTTACCCATCCAAAATTAGAATTAAGTTCTAAATCACAGCTAAATAGAGGGAATTTTGACTATTATATTGCGCTATTTCCCTAATTAGAAGCGTTCTAGAACTAAGATAATTTTTCATGAGATACCAGTCTTCCGACGACAGAGGGTGTTTCGCGTCTAGTTTTTGTAGTAATTGAGTAACTAACTCTGAGTCATTTAAACTCATCAAGGTATTTCCTGCGCTTTCTTCGACTATACACCAAAGTTGTCGAATCGTTGAAGCTTTCATTAGACATTTTCCTCCGATTTTGTGACTTATGCTACTATTTGAAGAGATTTATTATCGATCTCTATCAATCGACACTAGAGAAAATCCTAAACAATTTAATCCCATTTGTGGGGTTGTTAAGCAAAAAATTATCATAACTACAAAAAACTTGTTTAGATTTTCATAATGAAGCGCGTATTTGTAAAGTAAATGTTATATAGCCAGTCTATTTCAGTTGTGAGACAAAAATTCTAGTGTTCTATAGCACTACGCATTTTGATTAAGACATTCGTTATCCCTCAAACCTTGTCATGTAGGGGTCAACGGCTGTTGACCCCTACTTAAACTTTTCGGGTCATGCTATAGCTTAAGAAGTGCAAGGAATTTGATATCTTTAAAAAGTGATCTCAAGAAAATGCAGAAGCAGAATCGGAGAAACTAACTGCTTTTTCCTCTGGCCAACACTGACTCGCCTTAGAATCTGATTGATTGCCCGTCGTCGTCATCGGTAATAAATACCAGACTAACCATCCCCCTGATAATTTGCCTTCACGGGAACTCGACGGTAAATGCCCCTTCGGTGCACTTAAATTAAACTGTAATTGATCGGTCGTTAGCCATTGATTATTCTGTCGCCAGCCTATTAGATCGCCAAATTTATCGTTATTAGCGACTTTTCTCCAGATTTCTCGCTGTGTACTAAACCCAAACTTTCCTTGACTCGCTTTGAGCCAAAGATCGTCGATCTTGCGAATCTCTTGGCAAGACATCTGATTGATCCCCTTTTTATCGATCCATTTTTCTTGTTCTCTTCCCGTTGCTGCTAACATGATTTTTGCCGTTTCTCGATCAGCCGCTTGCCAATTTTGCTCGTTTAAAAATTTTTCCAGTTGTTTGTATTGAAGGGGTTGAATGTCAACAAAGATCGAAACTTGGGACAAAAGCGAGCCAATACCCAGGATAAGAGCGATCGCCCCCCCTAATCCTCCTAGCAACCACCAGGACTTGAATTTGAAGGGAAAGGAAGTCTTTAAGGAGGGTTGAGGCGATTTGGCTTGATGTTCTTCAAGATGGCGCTCAATCCCCAGAATTAAGCGATCGAGATCTCCGTGAAAATCGGGATCAGATCGCACTAAACTCCCATTCCGGTAAGCCAATTCCCTTAAACTGGGGGGTAATTCTTGTTCAGTAGGAACCTTTGCTCCCCTAACCAGAACGGGAACCACGGGAATATTGCGCTTCAGGGCGGATTCAATTTCGAGTCTAACAAAATCTTGGGGATCGTCTAGGCGACGTTTTCCCGTGGTATCAGTAATATTGAGCCATTGTTGACCAATAATCGCTAATAAGATTTGACATCGCCCCACTTCTTGATCGATATACTGACGGAAATCAACGCCGATGGGAATCGAGTCCACATCTTTAAAAATCGTGTCTTTCCCAAAATATTGAATTAAACGATCATAAATTCTCCCCGTTACATCAGCACTATCGTCTCGACGGTAAGAAATAAAAAGCAACGGAGTTGATGTTTGATTCTTCATGCGTAATTACTTTAATGAAAGTAAAAAGTTACGAAGCAGTTTTTTACCTGATGGGGTTAAGATACTTTCGGGATGAAATTGTACCCCTTGAATATGGGGATAATCCCGATGACGCAACCCCATAATTGTCCCATCTTCAACCCAAGCGGTGATTTCCAGAACCGTAGGTAACGTCTGTCGATCTACCACTAAGCTATGATAGCGAGTCGCCGTAAAAGGATTCTCTAATCCCGCAAATACCCCTATGCCATTGTGATAGATTTCTGAGGTTTTGCCGTGCATTAAAATGGGGGCACGGATCACTTGTCCGCCATAAATCTGACCAATACTTTGATGCCCTAAACAAACCCCCAAAATGGGCAAGGTTGGTCCTAACGCTTCAATTAAGGCTAAAGAAATCCCCGCATCGTCTGGACGGCCTGGACCGGGAGAAATAACCACCCCGTCTGGCTTTAAATAACGAATTTTTTCGAGATCGATCTGATCATTACGATATACCTGAATATCGGAAGCTACGGTCAGATCCGTCCCTAACTCCCCCAGATACTGCACCAAATTGTAGGTAAAACTGTCGTAATTATCAATAACAAGAATCAATGGTTATCTCCTTGACGTTGGCCAAGACAACAATGAATAGGCGATCGCGTTAGCCTTTAAGGGTTGGCGCAATAGCTTACAGGGTCAAAAGTAAGGGTAATAACGGAGGTAATAGGATAAAACTGGCTACTAATACCGAAGCCATCGCGCTGATCATTACCGCACCGGCTGCACAATCTTTAGCTATTTTGGCTAGTTCATGGTAGGACTGTCCCACCGTCAGATCCACAACGGATTCTAAAGCGGTGTTTAATAATTCTAGAACCATCACTAAGGCGCAGGTTAAGGAAACAATAGCCATACCCGTAGCATTAACCTTGAGGAAGAGTCCTAAGCTAATGGCCAGAACGGTCATCGTTGTATGAATACGAAAGTTCCGTTGTGTCTCAAAGGCATAGCAGATGCCAGCCCAAGCATATTTAAAACTCAAAAAAAGATTGGGGGCAATTTGCCAAGATCTATGCCGTGGAGAACTCAAGTCTAATTCGGCTGAGGCGGCAGAGGTTGTGGACAGTCGATGACTTCTAAAAGACTTGCCAGAGGGCAAAATAGTGGAAGTGGATTGGCTCATGTTTAAATGGGATGTCATAATCTTTAAGTTTTACTACAAAATGGTTAAGTATTTTTAAAAGTGTTGTCCTATCAAACTCATTAATGTATCAACCATTTGCCTGAAGACCCACTAATGTTAACAAAGTTTCTTGCTGTGAGAGCATCGCTTCAAGGCTGTCTTCATCTGGATGATCCCAACCTAATAGATGGAGTAATCCGTGAGCAGCTAACCAAGCTAATTCTACGAGTAGGCTATGATGGTTTTGCTGCGCTTGTTTGTTGGCTGTTTCCACTGAAATGATGATATCTCCTAAATATAAGGGTTCAAGGGCTGCTATCTCTTCTGCGGGGACAGGAAAGTCGACTTCGAGGGCGGCAAACGCTAGAACATCGGTAGGCTGATTTTTCTGACGGTATTGGGCATTGAGGGT is part of the Rippkaea orientalis PCC 8801 genome and harbors:
- a CDS encoding peptide ABC transporter substrate-binding protein, yielding MGKSVNIRSCILPVLLSVGSSFLLCACNPQPETPTSQTTSQSENETLKLLYWQAPTILNPHLSTGFKDSEASRITLEPLASYDNKGQLILFLAAEIPSVENGGIAKDGKSVIWKLKQGIKWSDGTPFTAADVVFTHQFIANPKVGATSGNSYLNVEKVEALDDYTVKVIFKQPTPSWDIPFVGGAGMILPRHLYEKYNGENARQAPNNLIAVGTGPYKVVDFKPGDVVVFEANSYFREADKLGFKRIELKGGGDATSAARAVLETGDADYAYNLQVEVPVLKQLEAAGKGKLNSVFGGNSERILINLSDPNKATTEGERSSLQFPHPLFKDPKVREAFTLAVDRDTVAQQLYGITGKATPNVLVSPPEYNSPNTKYEFNLEKAAKLLDEAGWKDSNNNGIRDKDGVEMQILFQTSVNPLRQKTQEIIKQSLQQIGVGVELKSIDASIFFSSDPSNNDTVERFYADFQMFTSGNLNPDPSTYMSNFTCQSIPQKANNWSGNNYARYCNPEYDKLWKEATQELDAKKRQELFIKMNDLLVNNFVLIPLVHRADVAGISNRLQGFELTPWDFNTWKIKDWKKS
- a CDS encoding GUN4 domain-containing protein — protein: MKNQTSTPLLFISYRRDDSADVTGRIYDRLIQYFGKDTIFKDVDSIPIGVDFRQYIDQEVGRCQILLAIIGQQWLNITDTTGKRRLDDPQDFVRLEIESALKRNIPVVPVLVRGAKVPTEQELPPSLRELAYRNGSLVRSDPDFHGDLDRLILGIERHLEEHQAKSPQPSLKTSFPFKFKSWWLLGGLGGAIALILGIGSLLSQVSIFVDIQPLQYKQLEKFLNEQNWQAADRETAKIMLAATGREQEKWIDKKGINQMSCQEIRKIDDLWLKASQGKFGFSTQREIWRKVANNDKFGDLIGWRQNNQWLTTDQLQFNLSAPKGHLPSSSREGKLSGGWLVWYLLPMTTTGNQSDSKASQCWPEEKAVSFSDSASAFS
- a CDS encoding anthranilate synthase component II, with translation MILVIDNYDSFTYNLVQYLGELGTDLTVASDIQVYRNDQIDLEKIRYLKPDGVVISPGPGRPDDAGISLALIEALGPTLPILGVCLGHQSIGQIYGGQVIRAPILMHGKTSEIYHNGIGVFAGLENPFTATRYHSLVVDRQTLPTVLEITAWVEDGTIMGLRHRDYPHIQGVQFHPESILTPSGKKLLRNFLLSLK
- a CDS encoding diacylglycerol kinase family protein encodes the protein MTSHLNMSQSTSTILPSGKSFRSHRLSTTSAASAELDLSSPRHRSWQIAPNLFLSFKYAWAGICYAFETQRNFRIHTTMTVLAISLGLFLKVNATGMAIVSLTCALVMVLELLNTALESVVDLTVGQSYHELAKIAKDCAAGAVMISAMASVLVASFILLPPLLPLLLTL
- the ybeY gene encoding rRNA maturation RNase YbeY is translated as MVSSANHPIQVDLNLQNVFDFNAFCDQKSSDIMAATWQPWIKTWLEALKPNLPPADTYELTLRLTEDLEIQTLNAQYRQKNQPTDVLAFAALEVDFPVPAEEIAALEPLYLGDIIISVETANKQAQQNHHSLLVELAWLAAHGLLHLLGWDHPDEDSLEAMLSQQETLLTLVGLQANG